The DNA window aattactaAGGGAAATACTTAGTTCCTTATATACATGGGCAAAGTAtaatgaacagatatttcacaaatgagaacCTGCAAATTACAATGATAGTACTTTTCAATCATCACATTACTAAAAAACATTATCAAATCATATGAATTTAATGCTAGTACTAGTGACTCAGATACAAGACTGAAACAGCTTTCTTGGAAATCCACTTGGCATGCTCAAAATGTTCAGATCGTTTGACCACATAGTCATACATCCAAAATCTACCCCGAGGAATATATTTGAAatccaaacatttattgaaagataCATATGTCATTAAATTATGACCCTTagcttctcatttttttctccaggaaTATTGACTCATGAAGACCAAAGCCTGGTGAAGGTGGGGCAGGCCCTGGTAGGGGTCAAGGTACAGAAACCAGGCCTTCTGTGTCTCTTATCTTCCCAGAACCATTCTGCTCCCCAAGGAAGATGTCGGCATGGAGCAACGTCAGCTCCAACGGATCCTACACCAGCTTCCTCTTAGTGGGCTTCCCCGGGCTGCGGGAGGCCCGCGCCCTCCTGGTGCCGCCCTTCCTCAGCTTCTACCTGGTGATCCTCTCTGCCAATGCCCTGGTCATCCACACGGTGGCGGTCCAGCGAAGCCTACACCAGCCCATGTACCTGCTCATCGCCCTGCTCCTGGCTGTCAACATCTGTGTTGCAACCACTGTGGTGCCCGCCATGTTGTTCAGCTTCTCTACCCGCTTCAACCGCATCTCCCTGCCTAGCTGTCTGCTCCAGATGTTTTGCATCTACTTCCTCGTTGTCTTTGACTGCAATATCCTGCTGGTCATGACCCTCGACCGCTACGTTGCCATCCACTACCCTCTGCGCTACTCTGAGATAGTGAAGGGCCAGTTGCTGGCTGGCCTGGTGGGGGCGGCAGCTGCCAGGAGCACTTGCATTGTTGCCCCAGTGGTGGCGCTGGCCTCCCGGGTCTGCTTCTGCCGCTCAGACGTGATCCACCACTTCGCCTGTGAGCACATGGCCCTCATGAAGCTCTCCTGTGGGGACATCTCTCTGAACAAGACTGTGGGTCTCACTGTCCGCATCTTCAACAGAGTCCTGGACATGCTGCTACTTGGAGCCTCCTACTCCCGCATCATCCATGCTGCCTTCCGGATTTCATCAGGCAGAGCACGTGCCAAGGCCCTGAACACCTGTGGCTCCCACCTGCTGGTCATCTTCACCGTCTACTCTTCTGCCATGTCCTCATCCATCGTCTACCGTGTGGCTCGCACCGCCTCCCAGGACGTGCACAACTTGCTCAGCGCCCTCTACCTGCTGCTCCCATGTCTGGTCAACCCTGTCATCTATGGGGCCAGGACTAAGGAAATCAGGCAGCACCTGGCAACTCTGTTCCGAAGGGCCCAGCTGCTAGCCCCCCCTGAGAAGTcccagtccctgccctcacacaGGGAGCTTCCCACCTGACTCTTTGGGACTTGTAGGTCCTACAAGCACTCTCACTGTCAAGTGGGTAAATGTGCTATTCCAGAAGGTTGAGTCATCCCTGCTGTATTTTGGCTTTGACTATCTGCATTCATCTTTG is part of the Suricata suricatta isolate VVHF042 chromosome 11, meerkat_22Aug2017_6uvM2_HiC, whole genome shotgun sequence genome and encodes:
- the LOC115272787 gene encoding olfactory receptor 52K1-like, with the protein product MSAWSNVSSNGSYTSFLLVGFPGLREARALLVPPFLSFYLVILSANALVIHTVAVQRSLHQPMYLLIALLLAVNICVATTVVPAMLFSFSTRFNRISLPSCLLQMFCIYFLVVFDCNILLVMTLDRYVAIHYPLRYSEIVKGQLLAGLVGAAAARSTCIVAPVVALASRVCFCRSDVIHHFACEHMALMKLSCGDISLNKTVGLTVRIFNRVLDMLLLGASYSRIIHAAFRISSGRARAKALNTCGSHLLVIFTVYSSAMSSSIVYRVARTASQDVHNLLSALYLLLPCLVNPVIYGARTKEIRQHLATLFRRAQLLAPPEKSQSLPSHRELPT